From the Lactuca sativa cultivar Salinas chromosome 9, Lsat_Salinas_v11, whole genome shotgun sequence genome, the window TTGTTATATATTGAATGCAAAGACTGATGCCACGTTTAAGGGAAAATGTTTGtaacaattttttatttattttataaattacagTTTCTTGTATTTGTGGGAAATCTTTGGAATTCTTTATAACGGATTAAGTCCATAGGAAATTTTCGTGAAAGATAGTCGTCTACTCTGGTGTAATTATCTCGCATATCCTAATAAAACTGAGAAGTGAAGAGCCGTCAAAATTATTTTACTGGTAGAATATCACAATTTGTTATACACGAGCTTTGAAATCTAAAGGGACACATACATAAGTTACATATTATTGCATGACAGGAAGGTACAACAAGTAAAATGATCTGTGCAACATATATAAAGGACTTCTTTATAGATTTGAAGCTAGTACTCTAGAGATCTAGATGAATTTCCCAACTGATGCATCATTTAAGCACCATAGATTTATATGTATAGCATATTAATTAGCATGTAGCTAATTGGGGTTTCACTTCATTTCTTTTAGTTACTTTGACCATCAACCCGTACTTCATTTGGAGAACTACCGACGCATTTTGGGTAAATGATTGTCCTTCCACCACTTTGACATGGTAATTATATATAATTGTAGCAGCCACAGTTTTCATATGAATTAATGACATTTTCTTACCTAGGCAAGTTCTTGGTCCTGCATGGAATGCTGTAAACTTGTACGATGGTACCTGTTTAATCCCTCCTTGCTCGGAGAGCCATCTCTCTGGCTTGAAATCCAAAACATCTTGTCCCCATATTGTCTCCATTCGTCCCATTGCATATGAATGTAGAATTATTATGCTGTTTTTACGGACATGGTGATTGCTTGGCAGTGTGTCTGCTTCCTGTGAAACTTTGTGGTTGACAGGAACAGGAGGGAATAACCTTAGCGCTTCACATAATGATGCATGTAAATACGCCAACTTTCCCAACTCTTTTGCACCAAAACTTCTCCATTTCTGACCCTCTTTCAACCCTAATTGTGCATGAAGTTCTCTGTAGATCTTAGCTTCTGCTGTTGGATTTTTTGCGAGGAGATAAAAAAACCAGGTGAGAACTGTGCTTGTGGTATCTCTCCCGGCAATCAGAAGATTGAGCAAGGTGTCTTTGATAATTTTGTCATGGTTGTTATCAAAGCTACCAATCTTGTCGTCGTATTCCCTCATAAATCCTGTTAGTAACGTATAATCTTGTACTTGCTCACTCTTTACGTCACAGATCTTAGTTCTTCTTTTGTGTCGTTTTTCATTTATAAACTTGTAAAATAATTCATCACTTAGCTTGGAAGCTTCAGTCATATGTTTCTCATTGCCTATTTGAAGTCGCTTTTGCAACTTCCAATAGTATTTTGGGAGAAGATGTCGACTGAAGATTGCCTCTTCTGTCTTGGTGATGGCTCTTTCGAGTTCATTGTAAGGAAGATCAACAGACAAGGTCTTGGGATCATAATCCATAAGTAGATTGCAAATACCATCAAAAGTGAGCCTCTGGAAGATGTCTTGCAAATCCCACGTGGATCCTTGTTCTGACATGAATTCAAGAACTGGTATAAGTTCTTCCTCCACGTTCTTCCAAATCGTTTTCTCCAACAGCATCAAGAATCCCGCATCATTGAAGAGCGACATGGTTGTTTTATGTTGTAATTCCCATAACTTGGAATCACAATTGAAAATACCATCTCCAAGGATATCGAACATCTCTCTAAAATCTGGACCTTTAGGGTAATTATGAAAGTTGGTGGACGATATATAATGAAAGTTGGCTGGATCACTGGTGAAGATCATGTCCATGTTGCTAAACCAAGGGCCTTTGTACATGATTGTACCACCGTTATTTCTCAAAACATCGGTCATGTAATCATGAACATGGTTGAAGTTCCACAAAAGGCTAGGGGTCATACCTAATAAAGGCCAGTTGATGGGCATCGAGGATTTACGTGTTCTAagtttataaaaaatacaaatgaAAATGAAACAGGCAAGGGAAAAAATTATATCTAGGGTTTCCATGATTAATGCCATGGTGATCGATCGATCGATGTGCAGATTGTGTTTGATTAACGATGTATTGATTTATAGCCAACCTTCATGCACAATTATTGTGTTTGGTAAAGAGGTGATTTATACAACTTTAATGCAAAAGAACCTTTGCTGCCGCCCAAAATGTACATCATATGTCCCGTCAACTTCTAGGCTGGTGTTGCCGTCCATAGTGAGGTTAAACTCAGGTGAAGGCGAGGGTAGAAACCAGATAAAACCCTAAAAGCACGTCATTGTTGaaataaaggttgaagtttatTTACAGCCGGAATAAATTCCACTATCCGACATACTTGACATCAGCATGTGCCAAGAAAAATCCGATGTCCGGACATGCATGTTCAAATGCAAAGAGATCAAACCGGCCCAAGTGTGGTATTTGATATATAATAGGGCATGCAGCATATGCTAGTACATAAAAGTATACCTGCTATATCGCTCAACATGTTTGACTCTCCACATCAAATATCTATTTAAGCTAATGGTAAATTTCACCATATATGCCGCAGTCACCAATGGTTTAAACACTGTAAGTCTACACACTACACTAATGATGAGGCCTGTAGCGACGTACCCCGTCGTCGGCATTATGTTACCTAAGCGACAATGACTTCATGTCATTGGAACAGGTTAGTTTGTATATTTGTCGTCAATACATCTTGGTGGGAGGAGGAAAATTAAACCGTGTTTCTGAAAATGTGTCCGGacgtcaacatatataaaagtaaatatcattaatttattttatgtaaATATTTACAAGAATTGAATACGGGCCAGGCGGAAGAGAAGCACGGATGAAAACTTCAAAACAAGCGTAAAGCGTAAAGAAAGGCTTCATGTTTTATTATTggatcaattattattattaactcgAAGACAACGATTTAGGGATTTTTTTTCTCCAAAGTACCTAAAGTGATTTGTTTTCAGTCGGTTTATCGAGATTTgacgtttaattttttttttagatttaatTCCAAAAACCATTTTTTTCGTGTATtttgtgtaacctataatcaaacatTCTAAAATTAACTTACCAccgttccccttgtgttcgacaaCC encodes:
- the LOC111878678 gene encoding alkane hydroxylase MAH1, with product MPINWPLLGMTPSLLWNFNHVHDYMTDVLRNNGGTIMYKGPWFSNMDMIFTSDPANFHYISSTNFHNYPKGPDFREMFDILGDGIFNCDSKLWELQHKTTMSLFNDAGFLMLLEKTIWKNVEEELIPVLEFMSEQGSTWDLQDIFQRLTFDGICNLLMDYDPKTLSVDLPYNELERAITKTEEAIFSRHLLPKYYWKLQKRLQIGNEKHMTEASKLSDELFYKFINEKRHKRRTKICDVKSEQVQDYTLLTGFMREYDDKIGSFDNNHDKIIKDTLLNLLIAGRDTTSTVLTWFFYLLAKNPTAEAKIYRELHAQLGLKEGQKWRSFGAKELGKLAYLHASLCEALRLFPPVPVNHKVSQEADTLPSNHHVRKNSIIILHSYAMGRMETIWGQDVLDFKPERWLSEQGGIKQVPSYKFTAFHAGPRTCLGKKMSLIHMKTVAATIIYNYHVKVVEGQSFTQNASVVLQMKYGLMVKVTKRNEVKPQLATC